The segment AGGGGGTCGCCATGCTACAATCCCGCCCGAACCCAGGAGGCAAGATGACGAACGCGCTTGAGATCCGCAACCTGTTCGCCAGCGTCGAGGGCAAGGAGATCCTGAAGGGGGTCACCCTCACCGTCCGCCCCGGCGAGATTCACGCCCTGATGGGCCCCAATGGCACAGGCAAGACGACCCTGGCCAATGTCCTGATGGGACACCCCCATTTTGAAGTCACGGCAGGCGAGATCGTGTTCAAGGGGCAGAATCTGGTCGATCTGAAGCCGGACGAGCGCTCCCGCCTGGGTTTGTTCCTGGCGTTTCAGTATCCGGTGGCGATCCCCGGGGTCTCGGTGGCCAACTTCCTGCGCTCGGCGATCAACGCTCGACGCAAGGCGGCCAATCCGGAGGACAAGGGCATCGCCGTCCCTGAGTTCCGCAAGCTGCTCAAGGAGAAGATGGACTTGCTGAAGATGCCGCATGACTTTGCCGGCCGGTACCTGAATGAGGGATTTTCGGGCGGCGAGAAGAAGCGGGCTGAGATTCTACAGCTGGCGACGCTCGAGCCCGAGATCGCAGTCCTGGACGAGACCGACTCCGGCCTCGACATCGACGCCCTCCGCATCGTTTCCCAGGGCGTGAACACCCTGGCGGGCCCGCACCTGGGAGTGCTGGTGATCACGCACTACCAGCGCATTCTGAACTACATCAAGCCCAACTATGTGCACATCATGCTCGGCGGCCGAATTGTCGAGACCGGGGGCGCCGACCTGGCCGAGCACCTCGAAGAGCAGGGGTACGACTGGATTCGCGAGAAGCAGGAAGCGGTTATCACGGAGGCGTAGCATGGCATCCCCGGCAGACGTCAAGTCCCTCGAAGGGCTTGACCGGTACAAGTATGGTTTCAGCGATCCGGATGAGACGGTCTTCAGGACGCGCAAGGGGCTGGATCGCCAGGTGGTCGAAGACATCTCGCGCATGAAGGCAGAGCCGGAGTGGATGTTGGCGTTCCGGCTCAAAGCGCTCGAGCACTTCCAGGCGCGGCCCATGCCGAACTGGGGGCCGGATCTGAGCGGGCTGGATCTGGACGAGATCTTCTACTACGTACGTCCGGCCGAAGCCGAATCCAAGAGCTGGGATGATGTCCCGGACACGATCAAGAAGACCTTCGACCGGCTGGGCATCCCCGAGGCCGAGCAGAAGTTCCTGGCCGGCGTAGGCGCCCAGTACGAATCCGAGATGGTCTACCACAGCATCCAGAAGCACCTCGCCGACCAGGGGGTCATCTTTCTGAGTATCGAGAACGGGCTGAAGCAGCACCCTGACCTCTTCCGAGAGTACTTCGGGACCATCATCCCGCACACCGACAACAAGTTCGCGGCCCTCAATGGCGCCGTGTGGTCTGGTGGGTCCTTCATCTACGTCCCGCCAGGTGTGAAAGTCGACCTGCCGCTGCAGGCCTATTTCCGTCTGAACACCGCCAATATCGGGCAGTTTGAGAGGACCCTGATCATCGTCGATGAGGGGGCACAGGTCCACTACGTCGAGGGCTGCACGGCGCCGACCTACACCACCAATTCGTTCCACAGTGGTGTGATCGAGATCGTTGTGAAAAGAGGAGCCCGATGCCGGTACACCACCATCCAGAACTGGTCGGTGAACGTCTACAACCTGGTAACGCAGCGGGCGATCGTGCACGAAGACGCGACCATGGAGTGGGTGGATGCCAATCTGGGAAGCAAGCTGACGATGAAGTATCCGTCCTGCTATTTGGTGGGGAAGGGGGCGCACGGCGAAATCCTGTCAATGGCCTTCGCCGGCGCCGGCCAGCACCAGGACGCCGGCGGCAAGGTCGTGCATGTCGCGCCCAACACCTCCAGCAAGGTCACCTCGAAGTCGATCAGCCAGGCTGGCGGTCGGGCCTCGTATCGGGGGCTGCTCAAGGTCCACAAGGGCGCCACCGGCTCCAAGTCGAACGTGGTTTGCGACGCCTTGTTGCTGGATCCGAAGTCACGCTCGGATACGTACCCCTACATTGAGATCGACGAAGACGACGTCACGATTGGCCACGAGGCCTCGGTCAGCAAAGTGGGCGAGGAGCAGCTGTTCTACCTGATGAGCCGCGGCCTGAGCCAGGAAGACGCTACCACGATGGTGGTCTCCGGGTTCATCGAGCCCCTGGTGAAAGAGCTGCCGATGGAGTACGCCGTCGAAATGAACCGCCTGATCCAGCTGCAGATGGAAGGCTCGATCGGCTAGGTCGCCGGGACGCCTCCCGGATTTCGGAGAAGGAACGCAGATGAGCACACGTACCGTCGTCCGGCGCGAGCCG is part of the Anaerolineales bacterium genome and harbors:
- the sufB gene encoding Fe-S cluster assembly protein SufB, with the translated sequence MASPADVKSLEGLDRYKYGFSDPDETVFRTRKGLDRQVVEDISRMKAEPEWMLAFRLKALEHFQARPMPNWGPDLSGLDLDEIFYYVRPAEAESKSWDDVPDTIKKTFDRLGIPEAEQKFLAGVGAQYESEMVYHSIQKHLADQGVIFLSIENGLKQHPDLFREYFGTIIPHTDNKFAALNGAVWSGGSFIYVPPGVKVDLPLQAYFRLNTANIGQFERTLIIVDEGAQVHYVEGCTAPTYTTNSFHSGVIEIVVKRGARCRYTTIQNWSVNVYNLVTQRAIVHEDATMEWVDANLGSKLTMKYPSCYLVGKGAHGEILSMAFAGAGQHQDAGGKVVHVAPNTSSKVTSKSISQAGGRASYRGLLKVHKGATGSKSNVVCDALLLDPKSRSDTYPYIEIDEDDVTIGHEASVSKVGEEQLFYLMSRGLSQEDATTMVVSGFIEPLVKELPMEYAVEMNRLIQLQMEGSIG
- the sufC gene encoding Fe-S cluster assembly ATPase SufC, which produces MTNALEIRNLFASVEGKEILKGVTLTVRPGEIHALMGPNGTGKTTLANVLMGHPHFEVTAGEIVFKGQNLVDLKPDERSRLGLFLAFQYPVAIPGVSVANFLRSAINARRKAANPEDKGIAVPEFRKLLKEKMDLLKMPHDFAGRYLNEGFSGGEKKRAEILQLATLEPEIAVLDETDSGLDIDALRIVSQGVNTLAGPHLGVLVITHYQRILNYIKPNYVHIMLGGRIVETGGADLAEHLEEQGYDWIREKQEAVITEA